In Hydrogenispora ethanolica, the following are encoded in one genomic region:
- a CDS encoding GNAT family N-acetyltransferase codes for MTIHFRKLRQEEFPAVYDLMKLSFPAAELRSCEEALALLNIPDYQVLVVEKGTILQAFLAEWALPDFHYIEHFAVNPAARGAGLGTRIMQEYLDQANLPVVIEVEAAATVNAKRRIAFYQRLGFVLSDLEYVQPPLRKMAPGILLRLMHYPGGMSQEALLEAKQSIFRAVYSRSTG; via the coding sequence GTGACAATACACTTTCGAAAACTTCGGCAGGAAGAATTCCCTGCGGTCTATGATTTAATGAAATTATCGTTCCCTGCTGCCGAATTACGCAGCTGCGAAGAGGCGTTAGCTCTCTTGAACATCCCCGATTATCAGGTGTTGGTTGTAGAAAAGGGCACGATTCTACAAGCTTTTCTGGCGGAATGGGCGTTACCTGATTTTCATTATATTGAACATTTTGCGGTAAACCCCGCTGCCAGAGGCGCGGGATTGGGGACCCGGATCATGCAGGAATATTTGGACCAAGCCAATCTTCCGGTGGTTATCGAGGTAGAAGCCGCGGCTACAGTCAATGCCAAACGCAGAATCGCATTTTACCAGCGCCTGGGTTTTGTCTTGAGTGACTTGGAATATGTCCAGCCGCCGCTGCGGAAAATGGCTCCGGGAATATTATTGCGATTGATGCATTACCCCGGCGGAATGTCGCAGGAGGCATTACTGGAGGCGAAGCAAAGTATCTTTCGGGCTGTTTACAGCCGGAGCACCGGGTAA